One genomic segment of Pedobacter endophyticus includes these proteins:
- a CDS encoding CapA family protein: protein MKFISSLILSLFTIVIFVRCTSNTAQVIVPVAKSDTTLKKIKDTIAITAVGDIMLGSAYPTKANLPPDDAVNSFKAVDSLLKGDIVFGNLEGCFLNTGNSDKCKGINPNNCYAFRMPERYADIYKKAGFNVLSIANNHVGDFNAKGRKNTARLLDSLQIHYAGQLNKPFELFEKDSVKYAFCAFAPNENTVSINKIDSAKALVSRLKAQADIVIVSFHGGGEGARFEHVPRTNEIFYKENRGNVYAFAHAVIDAGADVVLGHGPHVTRAVEVYKNKFIAYSLGNFCTYGMFSLKGNNGIAPLLQLKLNSNGDFIVADVVSVKQDKINGLTIDDANRAFIRMKQLTDVDFIGHQLQFENNRITLKD, encoded by the coding sequence ATGAAATTTATCAGTTCCCTAATTTTATCACTTTTTACTATAGTTATTTTTGTGAGGTGTACAAGCAATACCGCCCAGGTAATTGTGCCCGTTGCGAAGTCAGATACCACATTAAAAAAGATAAAAGACACAATCGCGATTACTGCCGTAGGCGATATTATGCTCGGCTCGGCCTATCCAACAAAAGCAAACCTGCCTCCGGATGATGCGGTAAACAGTTTTAAAGCGGTAGATAGCCTGCTAAAAGGCGACATTGTTTTCGGAAATTTAGAGGGTTGCTTTTTAAACACCGGCAATTCTGATAAATGCAAGGGAATTAACCCAAACAACTGTTATGCCTTTAGAATGCCCGAGCGCTATGCAGATATTTATAAAAAAGCCGGATTTAACGTTTTAAGCATCGCTAATAATCACGTGGGTGATTTCAACGCAAAAGGCCGCAAAAATACTGCACGGTTGTTAGATTCTTTACAAATTCATTACGCCGGCCAACTGAACAAGCCTTTTGAGCTATTCGAAAAAGACAGTGTAAAATATGCGTTTTGCGCTTTCGCACCAAATGAGAACACGGTATCCATTAACAAGATAGACAGCGCCAAAGCGCTGGTATCGCGATTGAAAGCGCAAGCAGATATTGTAATTGTATCATTTCATGGCGGCGGCGAAGGCGCCAGATTTGAACACGTACCGAGAACAAATGAAATTTTTTACAAAGAGAACAGAGGCAATGTTTATGCGTTTGCCCATGCTGTTATCGATGCCGGTGCGGATGTAGTTCTGGGCCATGGCCCACATGTAACCCGGGCTGTTGAGGTGTATAAGAATAAGTTTATTGCTTACAGTTTGGGCAATTTTTGCACTTACGGCATGTTCAGCTTAAAAGGAAATAATGGCATTGCTCCATTGTTGCAGTTAAAACTCAACTCGAACGGCGATTTTATCGTCGCCGATGTTGTTTCTGTTAAGCAAGATAAAATTAACGGCTTAACGATCGATGATGCCAACCGGGCTTTTATACGCATGAAACAGCTTACCGATGTAGATTTTATCGGCCATCAACTCCAGTTTGAGAATAACAGAATAACGTTAAAAGATTGA
- a CDS encoding thiamine phosphate synthase encodes MKYIEKLQYITNDHPSLSHVEQVQLACEAGAKWVQYRCMSKSDEALLTDINAIAEICDDWGTTLIVAEHVQFVGKADIQGFHIEQDNADFTALRKLVGNDITLGGFANSFSDIIRAASDGADYVTFGPFSATIANDVKPLALDAYQNAVTKLRELNVQLPVLAVGAITLADVAPLMETGIYGVAVSEAINLSDDFIEAYQDFYDAVKG; translated from the coding sequence ATGAAATATATTGAGAAACTTCAGTACATTACCAACGACCATCCCAGTTTAAGCCACGTTGAACAAGTACAGCTGGCCTGCGAAGCTGGGGCGAAGTGGGTTCAATACCGTTGCATGAGCAAATCGGACGAGGCGCTGTTAACAGACATTAACGCTATTGCCGAAATTTGCGATGACTGGGGAACTACGCTAATCGTAGCTGAACATGTTCAGTTTGTGGGTAAAGCCGACATTCAGGGGTTCCATATTGAACAGGACAATGCCGATTTTACTGCGCTACGCAAATTGGTGGGAAACGACATTACGCTTGGCGGTTTTGCAAACAGTTTTAGCGATATAATCAGGGCTGCAAGCGATGGAGCTGATTATGTTACCTTCGGTCCCTTCTCTGCTACGATAGCAAATGATGTTAAGCCATTAGCGCTCGACGCGTACCAAAACGCAGTGACCAAACTGCGTGAGTTGAATGTACAGTTGCCCGTTTTGGCTGTGGGCGCAATTACGCTTGCCGATGTGGCCCCTTTGATGGAAACTGGAATTTATGGCGTTGCAGTTTCGGAAGCAATCAACCTTTCCGATGATTTTATTGAGGCCTACCAGGATTTTTACGATGCGGTAAAGGGTTAA
- a CDS encoding thiamine pyrophosphokinase, whose product MSSHHIVKEKQEPALYIDDFGNFDEEFLGQLLEWSPTLLVNSESYDKIISLGLKVDVLVNGNNQDVQEDTKVIQGPVDALMVAINYLFEEKYPAVNIITRKFDLEKFAGFEDKINLVVFTERAKHYPIKSGFSVWKPAKSEFLIHGNRYLEVTNLMQTEEEIFEVVKDGFVEFTFSGQPIFISEPI is encoded by the coding sequence ATGTCATCACATCACATTGTAAAGGAAAAGCAAGAACCAGCGCTCTATATTGACGATTTTGGAAATTTTGATGAGGAATTTTTAGGCCAGCTTTTAGAATGGAGTCCCACGCTGTTGGTAAATAGCGAAAGCTACGACAAAATTATTTCACTTGGTTTAAAAGTTGACGTTTTGGTAAATGGAAACAACCAGGACGTTCAGGAAGACACCAAAGTTATACAGGGGCCAGTTGACGCTTTAATGGTGGCGATTAATTACCTGTTCGAAGAAAAATATCCGGCCGTAAACATCATCACACGAAAATTCGATTTAGAAAAGTTTGCTGGATTTGAAGATAAGATCAATTTGGTTGTTTTCACCGAAAGGGCCAAACATTACCCCATAAAATCGGGTTTTTCTGTTTGGAAACCAGCCAAAAGCGAGTTCCTGATTCATGGAAACAGGTATCTGGAAGTAACCAACTTAATGCAGACGGAAGAAGAAATTTTTGAAGTAGTTAAAGATGGCTTCGTAGAGTTTACGTTTTCAGGACAACCCATTTTTATCAGCGAACCGATATGA
- a CDS encoding GNAT family N-acetyltransferase has translation MITLRKAKEEDITIIREIAEHTWPATYLDIIGQQQIDYMLDKMYSKAEMLKQFLQGHIFLIAEEGENQFGFAGYSIIDHEQRIYKLHKLYVLPTAHGKGVGKILMNEVFNLVKDAGGSALELNVNKRNSAKDFYAKAGFTIKESVKIDIGNGFFMDDYIMEYKF, from the coding sequence ATGATTACGCTTAGAAAAGCCAAAGAAGAAGATATAACAATTATCAGAGAAATTGCCGAGCATACGTGGCCAGCCACTTATCTTGATATCATCGGGCAACAGCAGATTGATTATATGCTCGATAAAATGTACAGCAAGGCCGAAATGCTGAAACAGTTTTTACAGGGACACATTTTTTTGATTGCAGAAGAAGGTGAAAATCAATTTGGTTTTGCGGGCTATTCAATCATCGATCACGAACAACGCATTTACAAGCTGCACAAGCTATATGTATTGCCAACGGCGCATGGAAAAGGCGTCGGAAAAATTTTGATGAATGAAGTTTTTAATCTTGTAAAAGATGCCGGCGGCAGTGCATTAGAACTCAACGTAAATAAACGCAATAGCGCCAAGGATTTTTATGCCAAAGCTGGTTTCACCATTAAAGAATCGGTAAAAATCGACATCGGAAATGGCTTCTTCATGGACGATTATATTATGGAATACAAGTTTTAA
- a CDS encoding N-acetylmuramoyl-L-alanine amidase, whose translation MLTFNFSRYSPVFVITSIIFLSACSSSKYAATEKIYKEKAKDFSKIISSTPPPGQLYDSLGATNQEWIGSVNFGIRKPNFVVIHHTAQDSLAQTIKTFFSTRAGVSAHYVIGRDGKVVHMVNDYLRANHAGLAKWGKDTDLNSSSIGIELDNNGLTDPWPDAQINSLIKLLATLKKTYNIPTGNFIGHADIAPRRKNDPKNFPWKKLAEAGFGYWYDNILKNPPTDFNTEMALKYIGYDTSNLPAAITAFKIHFIQTDITPKLTPVDILVLYNVYQKY comes from the coding sequence ATGCTAACTTTTAATTTTTCCCGGTACTCACCAGTTTTTGTAATTACTTCAATCATATTTTTATCTGCCTGCAGCTCGAGCAAGTATGCCGCCACAGAGAAAATTTATAAGGAAAAGGCCAAAGATTTCTCAAAAATTATTAGCAGCACACCGCCTCCGGGGCAGCTTTACGATTCATTAGGTGCAACAAATCAAGAATGGATTGGTTCTGTAAATTTTGGAATACGGAAGCCCAACTTCGTGGTGATACACCATACGGCGCAGGATAGCCTGGCGCAAACCATAAAAACATTTTTTTCTACACGTGCCGGCGTTAGTGCGCATTATGTAATTGGTCGCGATGGCAAGGTAGTGCACATGGTTAACGATTACCTGAGGGCCAACCACGCAGGGCTGGCTAAATGGGGCAAAGATACCGACCTGAATTCATCATCAATCGGGATAGAATTAGACAACAATGGCTTAACCGATCCGTGGCCTGATGCCCAGATTAATAGCTTGATTAAGTTGTTGGCAACCCTTAAAAAAACCTATAACATTCCGACAGGAAATTTTATTGGCCATGCCGATATTGCACCACGCCGCAAAAACGACCCGAAAAATTTCCCCTGGAAAAAGCTGGCCGAGGCTGGTTTCGGATATTGGTATGATAACATTTTAAAAAACCCGCCAACTGATTTCAACACAGAAATGGCCTTAAAATATATTGGTTACGATACCAGCAATTTGCCAGCAGCAATTACGGCATTCAAAATCCACTTTATACAAACAGATATAACACCGAAATTAACTCCGGTTGATATTTTGGTGCTGTACAATGTGTATCAGAAGTATTAG
- a CDS encoding pyruvate dehydrogenase complex dihydrolipoamide acetyltransferase: MADVIKMPKMSDTMTEGVLAKWHKKVGDKVKSGDVLAEVETDKATMDMESYWDGTLLYVGVEEGQAVPVDAVMAVIGKEGEDYKAALEAESGAESEKPKAESTDAPKAEDKKEEAAPAQGGGLSEEELAEKGVTVIRMPLLSDTMTEGVIAEWHKKVGDKVKDDDVLADVETDKATMEVMGYATGTLLHIGVEKGEAAKVNGIIAIVGPEGTDVSGILAGGAQSSTPKAESEEKTESKEEAPKAVAESNANAPVAENSADGRVKASPLAKKIAKEKGIDLSQVAGSAEGGRIIKKDIENFKPAAQAESGKTKAESATTAAAPVIPTFVGEVKYTEQPVSQMRKVIAKRLAESLFTAPHFYLTVSIDMDNAMAARTAINAVAPVKVSFNDIVIKAVAVALKKHPAVNSSWGGDKIRFNEHTNIGVAMAVEDGLLVPVVRFADGKSLSHISAEVKDFGGKAKAKKLQPADWEGSTFTVSNLGMFGIDEFTSIINSPDGAILSVGAIQQVPVVKNGAVVPGNVMKLTLGCDHRVVDGATGAQFLQTLKGLLEEPIRLLA; this comes from the coding sequence ATGGCTGATGTAATTAAAATGCCCAAAATGAGCGACACCATGACCGAAGGGGTATTGGCGAAGTGGCATAAAAAAGTGGGCGATAAAGTGAAAAGCGGCGATGTTTTGGCAGAAGTAGAAACTGACAAGGCAACAATGGATATGGAATCTTATTGGGATGGTACACTTTTATACGTTGGCGTAGAAGAAGGTCAGGCTGTTCCGGTTGATGCTGTTATGGCCGTTATTGGTAAAGAAGGCGAAGACTACAAAGCTGCGCTAGAGGCTGAAAGTGGAGCTGAAAGCGAAAAGCCGAAAGCTGAAAGCACTGATGCGCCTAAGGCTGAAGATAAAAAAGAAGAGGCTGCACCTGCTCAGGGCGGCGGCTTAAGCGAAGAAGAACTGGCAGAAAAAGGCGTTACGGTAATTCGTATGCCTCTATTAAGCGATACCATGACTGAAGGCGTTATTGCTGAATGGCATAAAAAAGTTGGCGACAAGGTTAAGGATGATGATGTTTTAGCTGACGTAGAAACCGATAAGGCGACTATGGAGGTGATGGGCTACGCAACGGGTACTTTGTTACACATTGGTGTAGAAAAAGGAGAAGCTGCGAAGGTTAATGGAATTATCGCTATTGTTGGACCTGAAGGAACCGATGTTAGCGGAATTTTAGCCGGAGGAGCTCAGAGCTCAACGCCGAAAGCGGAAAGCGAAGAAAAAACTGAAAGCAAAGAAGAAGCGCCGAAAGCTGTTGCTGAATCGAACGCAAATGCTCCTGTTGCAGAGAATTCTGCTGACGGCCGCGTGAAAGCATCGCCTTTGGCCAAGAAAATTGCGAAGGAAAAAGGAATCGATTTATCACAAGTTGCAGGTAGTGCCGAAGGTGGTCGTATCATTAAAAAAGATATTGAGAACTTTAAGCCAGCTGCACAAGCTGAAAGCGGAAAGACCAAAGCTGAAAGCGCAACAACTGCTGCAGCTCCGGTTATCCCTACTTTTGTGGGTGAGGTTAAATACACTGAGCAGCCTGTTTCGCAAATGCGTAAGGTTATCGCAAAACGTTTGGCTGAAAGCTTATTTACGGCTCCACATTTCTATTTAACCGTGAGCATTGATATGGATAATGCAATGGCTGCCCGTACGGCAATTAACGCTGTTGCTCCGGTTAAGGTATCATTTAACGATATCGTGATTAAAGCGGTTGCCGTTGCATTGAAGAAACACCCGGCTGTTAATTCATCATGGGGTGGCGATAAAATCCGTTTCAACGAGCACACCAACATCGGTGTGGCTATGGCTGTTGAAGATGGTTTGTTGGTGCCTGTTGTTCGTTTTGCCGATGGCAAATCGTTATCGCACATTTCTGCAGAGGTGAAAGACTTTGGTGGAAAAGCAAAAGCTAAAAAATTACAACCGGCAGATTGGGAAGGTTCTACCTTCACGGTTTCTAACCTGGGTATGTTTGGTATTGACGAGTTTACATCGATTATCAACTCACCTGATGGTGCAATTTTATCGGTTGGTGCTATTCAACAAGTGCCAGTTGTTAAAAACGGAGCTGTAGTTCCCGGTAATGTAATGAAACTAACACTTGGTTGCGATCACCGTGTGGTTGATGGCGCTACCGGCGCACAATTTTTACAAACATTAAAAGGTTTGCTAGAAGAGCCGATCAGGTTGTTAGCCTAA
- a CDS encoding C40 family peptidase: protein MIKKFLFSTLIAICTFSVAFAQTKTKESSKELNDPDNLASQYFSQVMGVAVDATSNLKLYKFIYEWIGTPYSYGGNTKRGIDCSAFTKAIYDKVFNTTIRRNSRDIFSMVDPLSKEDLKEGDLVFFKIKSRSISHVGIYLGDNRFAHASSSRGVVISNLNEPYYSRYFYKGGRVLESFKKEFTVE from the coding sequence ATGATTAAAAAATTTTTGTTTTCAACTCTAATCGCTATCTGCACGTTCTCAGTCGCATTTGCGCAAACAAAAACGAAAGAATCTAGTAAAGAATTAAACGATCCCGACAACTTAGCGTCTCAATATTTTTCGCAGGTGATGGGTGTTGCAGTAGATGCAACTTCGAACTTAAAACTTTATAAGTTTATTTACGAGTGGATCGGAACTCCTTACAGCTACGGAGGAAACACCAAAAGAGGTATTGACTGTTCTGCTTTTACGAAAGCAATTTACGACAAAGTTTTCAACACTACCATCAGAAGAAATTCTCGCGATATTTTCAGCATGGTAGATCCTTTATCTAAAGAAGATTTGAAAGAAGGCGATTTAGTTTTCTTTAAGATTAAAAGCAGAAGCATTTCTCATGTTGGTATTTATCTGGGTGATAACAGATTTGCCCATGCGTCAAGTTCTCGCGGTGTAGTGATCAGCAACCTGAATGAACCGTATTACAGCCGTTACTTTTACAAAGGCGGCCGCGTGTTAGAATCGTTTAAAAAGGAATTTACAGTAGAGTAA
- a CDS encoding dipeptidyl-peptidase 3 family protein has product MNNLYKSAALLHAIALWIGVFSACTNSGKNEANNVVVIQRDSLNDYVAQRLPIYERVKLTTNLNQLSVNDRKILPLLIQAAEIMDELYWKQAYPQRDSLMATIKDEKTRDFLNINYGPWDRLNNDKPFVAGVGAKPEGASFYPYGITKEEIEKSDLADKFGAYSVIQRDTTGKLTTVPYHVLFAAELQRASSLLKQAALIAEDAGLKKYLNLRADALVTDNFTASDYAWLDMKTNGLDIIIGPIENYEDKLFNARTSYEAYVLIKDKEWSKRLAKYVKMLPELQKNLPVAAKYKTETPGTDSELNAYDVVYYAGDCNAGSKTIAVNLPNDEKIQQEKGTRRSQLKNAMQAKFDKILVPIAKELIDADQQKYIKFDAFFANVMFHEVAHGLGIKKTINGKGYVRAALKEQYSWLEEGKADVLGLYMVTGLLAKGELKGDIKDYYTTFMAGILRSVRFGVSEAHGKANMQCFNYFEEKGAFERTSKGTYKVNFEKFATAMNELSAFIITLQGNGDKAAVEKAQKENAVVSAELQQDLDRLTKKNIPVDVVFEQGVDVLGVK; this is encoded by the coding sequence ATGAATAATTTATACAAATCAGCAGCATTATTGCACGCGATAGCTTTGTGGATAGGCGTATTCTCTGCCTGTACAAACAGCGGCAAAAACGAGGCAAACAATGTTGTAGTGATCCAAAGAGATAGTTTAAACGATTATGTTGCGCAACGTTTACCCATTTACGAAAGGGTAAAATTAACAACCAACTTAAATCAGTTAAGCGTTAACGATCGAAAAATTCTTCCCCTTTTAATTCAGGCAGCAGAAATTATGGATGAGCTGTACTGGAAGCAAGCTTACCCGCAACGAGACAGCCTGATGGCTACAATAAAGGATGAAAAAACCCGCGATTTTCTGAATATTAATTATGGACCCTGGGATAGATTAAATAACGATAAACCCTTTGTTGCCGGCGTTGGCGCCAAACCGGAAGGAGCCTCTTTCTATCCTTACGGAATTACAAAGGAAGAAATCGAAAAGTCTGACCTGGCTGATAAATTCGGTGCCTATTCGGTAATTCAAAGAGATACTACCGGCAAACTTACTACCGTGCCTTACCATGTTTTATTTGCTGCAGAACTTCAAAGAGCCAGCTCTTTGCTAAAACAGGCCGCGCTAATTGCAGAAGATGCCGGCTTGAAAAAATATTTGAACTTGAGGGCCGATGCCCTGGTTACGGATAACTTTACCGCAAGTGATTACGCCTGGCTGGATATGAAAACCAATGGACTTGATATTATTATTGGCCCGATTGAGAACTATGAGGATAAGCTTTTTAACGCACGAACCAGCTACGAAGCGTATGTGCTTATTAAGGATAAGGAATGGAGCAAACGTTTGGCGAAGTATGTGAAAATGCTTCCCGAATTGCAGAAGAACCTGCCTGTTGCTGCTAAATACAAAACGGAAACACCTGGAACAGATTCTGAGTTAAATGCTTACGATGTGGTTTACTATGCGGGAGATTGCAATGCGGGGTCGAAAACGATAGCGGTAAACCTGCCTAACGACGAGAAGATTCAACAGGAAAAGGGGACACGCAGATCGCAGTTAAAGAACGCCATGCAGGCTAAATTCGATAAAATTCTTGTGCCAATAGCGAAGGAACTGATTGATGCCGATCAGCAAAAATACATCAAGTTCGATGCCTTTTTTGCCAATGTGATGTTTCATGAGGTGGCGCACGGCTTAGGCATTAAAAAAACCATTAACGGCAAAGGCTACGTGCGTGCAGCGCTGAAAGAGCAATACAGTTGGTTAGAAGAGGGTAAGGCCGATGTGCTTGGACTTTATATGGTTACGGGCTTGTTGGCCAAAGGAGAGTTGAAGGGAGACATCAAAGATTATTATACCACTTTTATGGCAGGTATTTTACGTTCGGTTCGTTTTGGCGTTTCCGAAGCTCATGGCAAGGCAAATATGCAATGCTTTAATTATTTTGAAGAAAAAGGGGCTTTTGAACGCACTTCGAAAGGCACCTATAAAGTAAACTTCGAGAAGTTTGCAACGGCTATGAATGAGTTAAGTGCATTCATCATTACTTTGCAAGGAAATGGCGATAAAGCTGCCGTTGAAAAGGCGCAAAAAGAAAATGCCGTAGTATCTGCGGAGCTCCAACAGGATTTGGATCGGTTAACCAAAAAGAATATTCCGGTTGATGTGGTGTTTGAGCAAGGGGTTGACGTTTTGGGCGTGAAGTAA
- the pdhA gene encoding pyruvate dehydrogenase (acetyl-transferring) E1 component subunit alpha: protein MSAVEINKDTWLKWFESMLLMRKFEEKTGQLYGQQKIRGFCHLYIGQEAVVAGAISAMQKGDSMITTYRDHAHALALGVSADSIMAEMYGKATGCSKGKGGSMHMFSKEHNFYGGHAIVGGQIPLGAGVAFAEKYKGTDNVNICYMGDGAVRQGALNETFNMAMLWKLPVVFVCENNGYAMGTSVQRTTNMTDIYKIGLGFDMPCAPVDGMDPVAVHNAMDEAIQRARKGEGPTFLEMRTYRYRGHSMSDPAKYRTKEELEDYKAKDPVEHARETILKEKYADEAWIEEVEAKVKATVDHAVKFAEESPWPEASELYKDVYMTENYPYIMD from the coding sequence ATGAGTGCAGTAGAAATAAATAAAGACACTTGGTTGAAGTGGTTCGAATCGATGTTGCTGATGCGCAAATTCGAAGAGAAAACCGGCCAGTTATACGGACAACAAAAAATTCGTGGCTTTTGTCATTTATACATTGGACAAGAGGCTGTAGTTGCAGGTGCAATATCTGCGATGCAAAAAGGCGATTCGATGATTACTACTTACCGTGATCATGCTCATGCTTTGGCTTTAGGTGTTAGTGCCGACAGCATTATGGCAGAAATGTATGGTAAGGCCACAGGATGCTCGAAAGGTAAAGGTGGTTCGATGCACATGTTTAGCAAAGAACATAATTTTTATGGTGGCCACGCCATTGTTGGAGGTCAGATTCCGCTAGGTGCTGGTGTTGCTTTTGCAGAAAAATATAAAGGAACGGATAATGTTAATATTTGTTACATGGGCGATGGCGCTGTACGCCAGGGTGCATTAAACGAAACTTTTAACATGGCCATGCTTTGGAAGTTGCCTGTTGTTTTTGTTTGCGAAAACAATGGCTACGCAATGGGTACTTCGGTACAACGTACAACAAACATGACTGATATTTATAAAATCGGATTAGGTTTCGACATGCCATGTGCTCCGGTTGATGGTATGGACCCGGTTGCGGTGCATAATGCAATGGATGAAGCTATTCAGCGTGCCCGTAAGGGTGAAGGACCTACTTTCTTAGAAATGAGAACGTATCGTTACCGCGGCCACTCAATGTCTGACCCTGCAAAATATCGTACCAAAGAAGAGTTGGAAGATTATAAAGCAAAAGATCCGGTTGAGCATGCCAGAGAAACTATTTTGAAAGAAAAGTATGCTGACGAGGCTTGGATTGAGGAAGTAGAAGCGAAAGTTAAAGCTACTGTAGATCACGCTGTGAAATTTGCAGAAGAATCTCCATGGCCAGAAGCATCTGAGTTGTATAAAGATGTTTATATGACGGAGAACTACCCTTATATAATGGACTAA
- a CDS encoding TonB-dependent receptor plug domain-containing protein, with amino-acid sequence MKKIISLAIVLISASSAFGQITDGAKSNGIAFRGFPPVTQEPLVVIDGNKQLARGQRSLDQIDNNSISAVNVWKDSAAVKKYGLDGANGVIEITTKDGFTKSLKKKDFLGSSTTLMFNTPEPNKRPKLPLNTEPAKLRNLLFKDTDPKAKPLYVIDGKEVTEIEGLNPDSIQSVDVLKGANATSQYSEKARNGVIIITTKKAKTQAENE; translated from the coding sequence ATGAAAAAAATAATATCATTAGCAATCGTTTTAATATCGGCATCGAGCGCCTTTGGCCAGATCACTGATGGCGCAAAAAGCAATGGCATTGCCTTTCGTGGCTTTCCACCAGTCACTCAGGAACCTTTGGTTGTTATAGATGGCAATAAACAATTGGCCCGGGGACAGCGCTCTTTGGATCAAATCGACAACAACAGCATTTCAGCCGTAAACGTTTGGAAAGATAGTGCCGCTGTCAAAAAATATGGCTTAGATGGCGCTAACGGCGTTATTGAAATTACAACGAAAGACGGTTTTACTAAATCTCTAAAGAAAAAAGACTTTTTGGGCAGCTCAACCACCTTAATGTTCAACACGCCCGAGCCAAACAAACGGCCGAAACTGCCGTTAAATACCGAACCAGCTAAGCTGCGCAATTTATTGTTTAAAGACACTGATCCGAAAGCAAAACCACTTTATGTTATTGATGGAAAGGAAGTAACTGAAATTGAGGGCTTAAATCCCGACTCCATTCAATCGGTTGATGTTTTAAAAGGAGCTAACGCAACGTCACAATACAGCGAAAAAGCACGGAACGGCGTGATTATTATTACCACCAAAAAAGCCAAAACGCAGGCAGAGAATGAGTAA
- a CDS encoding energy transducer TonB yields the protein MRKLMILALLGAAMFINSAKGQSNKVVDFTSVDVQPAFPGGISNFMNYLGKEIKYPNVAKKNHVQGKVHLSFIVEKSGELKDIKVIKGLTTETNAEAIRVLKSSPKWNPGLVKGKPVRVKYHLPINFKLS from the coding sequence ATGAGAAAACTAATGATTTTAGCCCTTTTGGGCGCAGCCATGTTCATTAATTCGGCAAAAGGCCAAAGTAACAAGGTAGTCGATTTTACTTCAGTTGATGTACAGCCCGCTTTTCCCGGCGGAATTTCAAATTTTATGAACTATTTGGGTAAGGAAATTAAATATCCCAATGTAGCCAAAAAAAACCATGTGCAAGGAAAGGTGCATTTAAGCTTCATTGTTGAAAAAAGTGGAGAACTGAAAGACATTAAGGTTATTAAAGGCCTTACGACAGAAACCAATGCCGAAGCCATTAGAGTACTAAAAAGTTCACCTAAATGGAATCCTGGGTTAGTAAAAGGAAAACCGGTAAGGGTAAAGTACCATCTTCCCATTAATTTCAAACTAAGCTAA